Proteins encoded in a region of the Manduca sexta isolate Smith_Timp_Sample1 chromosome 1, JHU_Msex_v1.0, whole genome shotgun sequence genome:
- the LOC115447717 gene encoding uncharacterized protein LOC115447717 isoform X4 yields MNRLVLLFALVAIAYARPESDLIDQDVGSIVGDGDDKLSDDQIAASLIPPKQSGVDSNVQGIEDDLSVSLIPVENGAAARIGDLSNDGNSEDYLRASYIPIKNGAADRIGDLSNDGNSDSNVQGIEDDLRASYIPIKNGAADLIADLSNDGNSDSNVQGIEDDLSVSLIPVENGAADLIADLSNDGNSDSNVQGIEDDLRASYIPIKNGAADLIADLSNDGNSDSNVQGIEDDLSVSLIPVENGAADLIADLSNDGNSDSNVQGIEDDLSVSLIPVENGAADRIGDLSNDGNSDSNVQGNGDDLSVSLIPVQNGAAARIGELSDPKSHH; encoded by the exons ATGAACCGCCTGGTACTCCTGTTCGCGCTG GTCGCCATCGCCTATGCCAGACCTGAGTCGGATCTGATTGATCAAGATGTGG GTTCTATCGTAGGAGATGGTGATGATAAACTAAGCGACGATCAAATCGCAGCGAGCCTTATTCCGCCCAAACAATCCGGTGTGGACTCCAACGTACAGGGAATCGAAGATGATCTCTCAGTAAGCTTGATTCCAGTAGAAAATGGTGCTGCCGCCCGCATAGGCGATCTAAGCAATGACGGGAACTCGGAAGATTATCTCAGAGCAAGCTACATACCAATCAAAAATGGTGCTGCCGACCGCATAGGCGACCTAAGCAATGACGGGAACTCAGACTCCAACGTACAGGGAATCGAAGATGATCTCAGAGCAAGCTACATTCCAATCAAAAATGGTGCTGCCGACCTCATAGCCGACCTAAGCAATGATGGGAACTCAGACTCCAACGTACAGGGAATCGAAGATGATCTCTCAGTAAGCTTAATTCCAGTAGAAAATGGTGCTGCCGACCTCATAGCCGACCTAAGCAATGACGGGAACTCAGACTCCAACGTACAGGGAATCGAAGATGATCTCAGAGCAAGCTACATTCCAATCAAAAATGGTGCTGCCGACCTCATAGCCGACCTAAGCAATGATGGGAACTCAGACTCCAACGTACAGGGAATCGAAGATGATCTCTCAGTAAGCTTAATTCCAGTAGAAAATGGTGCTGCCGACCTCATAGCCGACCTAAGCAATGACGGGAACTCAGACTCCAACGTACAGGGAATCGAAGATGATCTCTCAGTAAGCTTGATTCCAGTAGAAAATGGTGCTGCCGACCGCATAG GCGATCTAAGCAATGACGGGAACTCAGACTCCAACGTTCAGGGAAACGGAGATGATCTCTCAGTAAGCTTGATTCCAGTACAAAATGGTGCTGCCGCCCGCATAGGCGAACTTAGCGACCCCAAAAGTCACCACTGA
- the LOC115447717 gene encoding uncharacterized protein LOC115447717 isoform X3: MNRLVLLFALVAIAYARPESDLIDQDVGSIVGDGDDKLSDDQIAASLIPPKQSGVDSNVQGIEDDLSVSLIPVENGAAARIGDLSNDGNSEDYLRASYIPIKNGAADRIGDLSNDGNSDSNVQGIEDDLRASYIPIKNGAADLIADLSNDGNSDSNVQGIEDDLSVSLIPVENGAADLIADLSNDGNSDSNVQGIEDDLRASYIPIKNGAADLIADLSNDGNSDSNVQGIEDDLSVSLIPVENGAADLIADLSNDGNSDSNVQGIEDDLSVSLIPVENGAADRIGDLSNDGNSDSNVQGIEDDLRASYIPIKNGAAGRIGELSDPKSHH, from the exons ATGAACCGCCTGGTACTCCTGTTCGCGCTG GTCGCCATCGCCTATGCCAGACCTGAGTCGGATCTGATTGATCAAGATGTGG GTTCTATCGTAGGAGATGGTGATGATAAACTAAGCGACGATCAAATCGCAGCGAGCCTTATTCCGCCCAAACAATCCGGTGTGGACTCCAACGTACAGGGAATCGAAGATGATCTCTCAGTAAGCTTGATTCCAGTAGAAAATGGTGCTGCCGCCCGCATAGGCGATCTAAGCAATGACGGGAACTCGGAAGATTATCTCAGAGCAAGCTACATACCAATCAAAAATGGTGCTGCCGACCGCATAGGCGACCTAAGCAATGACGGGAACTCAGACTCCAACGTACAGGGAATCGAAGATGATCTCAGAGCAAGCTACATTCCAATCAAAAATGGTGCTGCCGACCTCATAGCCGACCTAAGCAATGATGGGAACTCAGACTCCAACGTACAGGGAATCGAAGATGATCTCTCAGTAAGCTTAATTCCAGTAGAAAATGGTGCTGCCGACCTCATAGCCGACCTAAGCAATGACGGGAACTCAGACTCCAACGTACAGGGAATCGAAGATGATCTCAGAGCAAGCTACATTCCAATCAAAAATGGTGCTGCCGACCTCATAGCCGACCTAAGCAATGATGGGAACTCAGACTCCAACGTACAGGGAATCGAAGATGATCTCTCAGTAAGCTTAATTCCAGTAGAAAATGGTGCTGCCGACCTCATAGCCGACCTAAGCAATGACGGGAACTCAGACTCCAACGTACAGGGAATCGAAGATGATCTCTCAGTAAGCTTGATTCCAGTAGAAAATGGTGCTGCCGACCGCATAG GCGACCTAAGCAATGACGGGAACTCAGACTCCAACGTACAGGGAATCGAAGATGATCTCAGAGCAAGCTACATTCCAATCAAAAATGGTGCTGCCGGCCGCATAGGCGAACTTAGCGACCCCAAAAGTCACCACTGA
- the LOC115447717 gene encoding uncharacterized protein LOC115447717 isoform X5 has translation MNRLVLLFALVAIAYARPESDLIDQDVGSIVGDGDDKLSDDQIAASLIPPKQSGVDSNVQGIEDDLSVSLIPVENGAAARIGDLSNDGNSEDYLRASYIPIKNGAADRIGDLSNDGNSDSNVQGIEDDLRASYIPIKNGAADLIADLSNDGNSDSNVQGIEDDLSVSLIPVENGAADLIADLSNDGNSDSNVQGIEDDLRASYIPIKNGAADLIADLSNDGNSDSNVQGIEDDLSVSLIPVENGAADLIADLSNDGNSDSNVQGIEDDLSVSLIPVENGAADRIGELSDPKSHH, from the exons ATGAACCGCCTGGTACTCCTGTTCGCGCTG GTCGCCATCGCCTATGCCAGACCTGAGTCGGATCTGATTGATCAAGATGTGG GTTCTATCGTAGGAGATGGTGATGATAAACTAAGCGACGATCAAATCGCAGCGAGCCTTATTCCGCCCAAACAATCCGGTGTGGACTCCAACGTACAGGGAATCGAAGATGATCTCTCAGTAAGCTTGATTCCAGTAGAAAATGGTGCTGCCGCCCGCATAGGCGATCTAAGCAATGACGGGAACTCGGAAGATTATCTCAGAGCAAGCTACATACCAATCAAAAATGGTGCTGCCGACCGCATAGGCGACCTAAGCAATGACGGGAACTCAGACTCCAACGTACAGGGAATCGAAGATGATCTCAGAGCAAGCTACATTCCAATCAAAAATGGTGCTGCCGACCTCATAGCCGACCTAAGCAATGATGGGAACTCAGACTCCAACGTACAGGGAATCGAAGATGATCTCTCAGTAAGCTTAATTCCAGTAGAAAATGGTGCTGCCGACCTCATAGCCGACCTAAGCAATGACGGGAACTCAGACTCCAACGTACAGGGAATCGAAGATGATCTCAGAGCAAGCTACATTCCAATCAAAAATGGTGCTGCCGACCTCATAGCCGACCTAAGCAATGATGGGAACTCAGACTCCAACGTACAGGGAATCGAAGATGATCTCTCAGTAAGCTTAATTCCAGTAGAAAATGGTGCTGCCGACCTCATAGCCGACCTAAGCAATGACGGGAACTCAGACTCCAACGTACAGGGAATCGAAGATGATCTCTCAGTAAGCTTGATTCCAGTAGAAAATGGTGCTGCCGACCGCATAG GCGAACTTAGCGACCCCAAAAGTCACCACTGA
- the LOC115447717 gene encoding uncharacterized protein LOC115447717 isoform X1: protein MNRLVLLFALVAIAYARPESDLIDQDVGSIVGDGDDKLSDDQIAASLIPPKQSGVDSNVQGIEDDLSVSLIPVENGAAARIGDLSNDGNSEDYLRASYIPIKNGAADRIGDLSNDGNSDSNVQGIEDDLRASYIPIKNGAADLIADLSNDGNSDSNVQGIEDDLSVSLIPVENGAADLIADLSNDGNSDSNVQGIEDDLRASYIPIKNGAADLIADLSNDGNSDSNVQGIEDDLSVSLIPVENGAADLIADLSNDGNSDSNVQGIEDDLSVSLIPVENGAADRIGDLSNDGNSEDYLRASYIPIKNGAADRIGDLSNDGNSDSNVQGIEDDLRASYIPIKNGAAGRIGELSDPKSHH, encoded by the exons ATGAACCGCCTGGTACTCCTGTTCGCGCTG GTCGCCATCGCCTATGCCAGACCTGAGTCGGATCTGATTGATCAAGATGTGG GTTCTATCGTAGGAGATGGTGATGATAAACTAAGCGACGATCAAATCGCAGCGAGCCTTATTCCGCCCAAACAATCCGGTGTGGACTCCAACGTACAGGGAATCGAAGATGATCTCTCAGTAAGCTTGATTCCAGTAGAAAATGGTGCTGCCGCCCGCATAGGCGATCTAAGCAATGACGGGAACTCGGAAGATTATCTCAGAGCAAGCTACATACCAATCAAAAATGGTGCTGCCGACCGCATAGGCGACCTAAGCAATGACGGGAACTCAGACTCCAACGTACAGGGAATCGAAGATGATCTCAGAGCAAGCTACATTCCAATCAAAAATGGTGCTGCCGACCTCATAGCCGACCTAAGCAATGATGGGAACTCAGACTCCAACGTACAGGGAATCGAAGATGATCTCTCAGTAAGCTTAATTCCAGTAGAAAATGGTGCTGCCGACCTCATAGCCGACCTAAGCAATGACGGGAACTCAGACTCCAACGTACAGGGAATCGAAGATGATCTCAGAGCAAGCTACATTCCAATCAAAAATGGTGCTGCCGACCTCATAGCCGACCTAAGCAATGATGGGAACTCAGACTCCAACGTACAGGGAATCGAAGATGATCTCTCAGTAAGCTTAATTCCAGTAGAAAATGGTGCTGCCGACCTCATAGCCGACCTAAGCAATGACGGGAACTCAGACTCCAACGTACAGGGAATCGAAGATGATCTCTCAGTAAGCTTGATTCCAGTAGAAAATGGTGCTGCCGACCGCATAGGCGACCTAAGCAATGACGGGAACTCGGAAGATTATCTCAGAGCAAGCTACATACCAATCAAAAATGGTGCTGCCGACCGCATAGGCGACCTAAGCAATGACGGGAACTCAGACTCCAACGTACAGGGAATCGAAGATGATCTCAGAGCAAGCTACATTCCAATCAAAAATGGTGCTGCCGGCCGCATAGGCGAACTTAGCGACCCCAAAAGTCACCACTGA
- the LOC115447717 gene encoding uncharacterized protein LOC115447717 isoform X2 → MNRLVLLFALVAIAYARPESDLIDQDVGSIVGDGDDKLSDDQIAASLIPPKQSGVDSNVQGIEDDLSVSLIPVENGAAARIGDLSNDGNSEDYLRASYIPIKNGAADRIGDLSNDGNSDSNVQGIEDDLRASYIPIKNGAADLIADLSNDGNSDSNVQGIEDDLSVSLIPVENGAADLIADLSNDGNSDSNVQGIEDDLRASYIPIKNGAADLIADLSNDGNSDSNVQGIEDDLSVSLIPVENGAADLIADLSNDGNSDSNVQGIEDDLSVSLIPVENGAADRIGDLSNDGNSEDYLRASYIPIKNGAADRIGDLSNDGNSDSNVQGIEDDLRASYIPIKNGAAGRIGELSDPKSHH, encoded by the exons GTCGCCATCGCCTATGCCAGACCTGAGTCGGATCTGATTGATCAAGATGTGG GTTCTATCGTAGGAGATGGTGATGATAAACTAAGCGACGATCAAATCGCAGCGAGCCTTATTCCGCCCAAACAATCCGGTGTGGACTCCAACGTACAGGGAATCGAAGATGATCTCTCAGTAAGCTTGATTCCAGTAGAAAATGGTGCTGCCGCCCGCATAGGCGATCTAAGCAATGACGGGAACTCGGAAGATTATCTCAGAGCAAGCTACATACCAATCAAAAATGGTGCTGCCGACCGCATAGGCGACCTAAGCAATGACGGGAACTCAGACTCCAACGTACAGGGAATCGAAGATGATCTCAGAGCAAGCTACATTCCAATCAAAAATGGTGCTGCCGACCTCATAGCCGACCTAAGCAATGATGGGAACTCAGACTCCAACGTACAGGGAATCGAAGATGATCTCTCAGTAAGCTTAATTCCAGTAGAAAATGGTGCTGCCGACCTCATAGCCGACCTAAGCAATGACGGGAACTCAGACTCCAACGTACAGGGAATCGAAGATGATCTCAGAGCAAGCTACATTCCAATCAAAAATGGTGCTGCCGACCTCATAGCCGACCTAAGCAATGATGGGAACTCAGACTCCAACGTACAGGGAATCGAAGATGATCTCTCAGTAAGCTTAATTCCAGTAGAAAATGGTGCTGCCGACCTCATAGCCGACCTAAGCAATGACGGGAACTCAGACTCCAACGTACAGGGAATCGAAGATGATCTCTCAGTAAGCTTGATTCCAGTAGAAAATGGTGCTGCCGACCGCATAGGCGACCTAAGCAATGACGGGAACTCGGAAGATTATCTCAGAGCAAGCTACATACCAATCAAAAATGGTGCTGCCGACCGCATAGGCGACCTAAGCAATGACGGGAACTCAGACTCCAACGTACAGGGAATCGAAGATGATCTCAGAGCAAGCTACATTCCAATCAAAAATGGTGCTGCCGGCCGCATAGGCGAACTTAGCGACCCCAAAAGTCACCACTGA
- the LOC119188440 gene encoding uncharacterized protein LOC119188440: MNRLVLLFALVAIAYARPESDLIDQDVGSIVGDGDDKLSDDQIAVSLIPPKQSGVDSNVQGIEDDLSVSLIPVENGAADLIADLSNDGNSDSNVQRNEDDLSVSLIPVQNGAADRIGDLSNDGNSDSNVQGIEDDLSVSLIPVQNGAAARIGDLSNDGNSDSNVQGIEDDLRASYIPIKNGAADLIADLSNDGNSDSNVQGIEDDLRASYIPIKNGAADLIADLSNDENSDSNVQGIEDDLSVSLIPVENGAADLIADLSNDGNSDSNVQGIEDDLRASYIPIKNGAADLIADLSNGGNSGSNVQRIEDDLSVSLIPVQNGAAGRIGELSDPKSHH; this comes from the exons ATGAACCGCCTGGTACTCCTGTTCGCGCTG GTCGCCATCGCCTATGCCAGACCTGAGTCGGATCTGATTGATCAAGATGTGG GTTCTATCGTAGGAGATGGTGACGATAAACTAAGCGACGATCAAATCGCAGTGAGCCTTATTCCGCCCAAACAATCCGGTGTAGACTCCAACGTACAGGGAATCGAAGATGATCTCTCAGTAAGCTTGATTCCAGTAGAAAATGGTGCTGCCGACCTCATAGCCGACCTAAGCAATGACGGGAACTCAGACTCCAACGTTCAGAGAAACGAAGATGATCTCTCAGTAAGCTTGATTCCAGTACAAAATGGTGCTGCCGACCGTATAGGCGACCTAAGCAATGACGGGAACTCAGACTCCAACGTACAAGGAATCGAAGACGATCTCTCAGTAAGCTTGATTCCAGTACAAAATGGTGCTGCCGCCCGCATAGGCGACCTAAGCAATGACGGGAACTCAGACTCCAACGTACAGGGAATCGAAGATGATCTCAGAGCAAGCTACATTCCAATCAAAAATGGTGCTGCCGACCTCATAGCCGACCTAAGCAATGACGGGAACTCAGACTCCAACGTACAGGGAATCGAAGATGATCTCAGAGCAAGCTACATTCCAATCAAAAATGGTGCTGCCGACCTCATAGCCGACCTAAGCAATGACGAGAACTCAGACTCCAACGTACAGGGAATCGAAGATGATCTCTCAGTAAGCTTGATTCCAGTAGAAAATGGTGCTGCCGACCTCATAGCCGACCTAAGCAATGACGGGAACTCAGACTCCAACGTACAGGGAATCGAAGATGATCTCAGAGCAAGCTACATTCCAATCAAAAATGGTGCTGCCGACCTCATAGCCGACCTAAGCAATGGCGGGAACTCAGGCTCCAACGTACAGAGAATCGAAGATGATCTCTCAGTAAGCTTGATTCCAGTACAAAATGGTGCTGCCGGCCGCATAGGCGAACTTAGCGACCCCAAAAGTCACCATTGA
- the LOC115447721 gene encoding uncharacterized protein LOC115447721: protein MNRLVLLFALVAIAYARPESEMVDLDVGSAVANGGKLSGDQISVSLIPPKKSGVGRARRDLDNEGNSDSNDLSIKDYLFNSIPQENSDVSDLMYDLGSDGNSDSNVQGIENDLRASYIPIKNGAADRIGDLSNDGNSDSNVQGIEDDLSVSLIPVENGAADLIADLSNDGNSDSNVQGIEDDLSVSLIPVENGAADLIADLSNDGNSDSNVQRIEDDLSASYIPVKNGAAGRIGELSDPKGHH from the exons ATGAACCGCCTGGTACTCCTGTTCGCGCTG GTCGCCATCGCCTATGCCAGACCTGAGTCGGAAATGGTTGATCTAGATGTGG GTTCTGCCGTAGCAAATGGTGGTAAGCTAAGCGGCGATCAAATCTCAGTAAGCTTGATTCCGCCCAAAAAATCCGGTGTTGGCAGGGCAAGAAGAGACCTAGACAACGAGGGGAACTCAGACTCTAACGATCTGTCGATAAAGGATTACTTATTTAACTCGATCCCACAGGAAAATTCCGACGTAAGCGACCTCATGTATGACCTAGGCAGTGACGGGAACTCAGACTCCAACGTACAGGGAATCGAAAATGATCTCAGAGCAAGCTACATTCCAATCAAAAATGGTGCTGCCGACCGTATAGGCGATCTAAGCAATGACGGAAACTCAGACTCCAACGTACAAGGAATCGAAGACGATCTCTCAGTAAGCTTGATTCCTGTAGAAAATGGTGCTGCCGACCTCATAGCCGACCTAAGCAATGACGGAAACTCAGACTCCAACGTACAAGGAATCGAAGACGATCTCTCAGTAAGCTTGATTCCTGTAGAAAATGGTGCTGCCGACCTCATAGCCGACCTAAGCAATGACGGGAACTCAGACTCCAACGTACAGAGAATCGAAGATGATCTCTCAGCAAGCTACATTCCAGTAAAAAATGGTGCTGCTGGCCGCATAGGCGAACTTAGCGACCCCAAAGGTCACCACTGA